The genomic DNA cctttagaaaggagatgaggaggaattcctttagtcagacggtagtcaatttgtggaattcattgtcacagacggctgtggaggccaagtcaaaggatatttttaaggcagagagtagcagattcttgattagtacgggtgccagggattatagggagaaggcaggagaatgggattgagaaggaaacatagatcacccatgatggaatggcagagtagacttgaagggccgaatggcctaattctgttcctacaacTTATCAACGAGCGCAAATTCCTCTTTCTAAGCAGCTTCACCACTGACAGCAATGCTTTCAGCTTTTTAGGCTTTCAAAGCTTTTTAGGATATAAACTATGAAACTTTCTTCTGAACAATCAGAGCCATTCTCATGCTCCTGTTGGACACTTGTAAAACCTTGTTGTTTGATCAAGCATTTGgccaagttttagttttagagatacagcatggaaacaggtcctttggcccaccgaatccacgccaaccaatgatcacccatacattagttctatcctgcacacattaagACAATTTTTAGAAGacaattaaacaacaaacctgcatgtctttggaatgtgggaggaaaccagagaacccgggaACCCCACAttcacaggaagaaagtgcaaactgcacccatagtcaggatcgaacccgggaccctggcgctgtattgcagcaactctaccactgcgcaaatGTGCAGCCCTTGTGTTTGTTATACAATATCTTTGGTTCAGTATCAAATGTTAAGTCTCCCCCCAACCCCGACCCTTGAAGTATCTCGAGACCGACCGGGTCAATTGCATTGTATGAATTCAGTTTATCATTAATGTATATGTTACATTTTTCTCAGCTCATTGCTTTATTTCTCCTTCCATCCACCAGAGGCTTACACTACGACATGTAAATAGTAATCAATGTCTGGATGAGCCAACGGAGGAAGAAAAAATGGTTCCCACCATGAAGGACTGCAGTGGAGTCCAATCGCAACAGTGGGTGCTACGCAACATGACACTGAGTACTTAATGGTGGAAGAAACGTCACCGATTTATTTCATTGCTATTCTTACTTTTGATACAAAATCTATAAAGAACTCACGGCTCTCAGTGATCAGGCGTGAACTAAAACACGTTGTGCAAGCTTTTTGACTGAATGGTTGAAAACATATTAAGCATTACTCATATCTCAACTGGGCATGTCATGTGCCCACACTAAATTTGCATTTGCTTTTGGAGAAAGTACATTATAAATAGCATGATGCGTGCTATTGCTCAAGCTATAAAAACACTTCCAATGATTCAGCTGACTTAAATCCACAATGTTGAAACCACGAAATGCAGATAGTGGTTtatataaaagatagacacaaagtgcctttcttattttctcctgagatgctgcctgatccgctgagttactccagcactttgtgtccatctttgacttAAATCCACAGTCTCCTAATGAACCGCACTGAAAAGTAAATTACCTAATAATGTCATTGCAAATTCGTTTGGGAATAGCTGTGTGGTCAGATGCCTTAAAATAATAGTTGAAATTAATTAAAGGTATTTTTGAGAGCAAAAACAATATCTAATTACTGTCAAAATGTTTGAAACATTCCTTAAATTAAGTCAATGTTATTTGGTACCTTAGTTTCTGTAACTGATTTAATGTTACTATTGATTATCAAGAAATAAAACCATGTTTTTGGTGAATAAATTTATTGAAACAATCCAGAACCCAGTGCTCATATTCATGACAGTATAGAAAACAATTCTATTTACACCTAAATACCATTTAAATATCAGTCACTACTCGGTGAGAAAATTCAAAAATCACAGCATAGATTATTGGTAAGAAAATATCAGAATGTATTATTAACAgctttatatttttaaatggaaTCCCTGTTTAGATGATGTAAATGTTAGTATTTAACAATTTTGGCTTTTAATTTacagttttaaaataaatctaaGAATTTTAGGTTAATAAAGTATGTAATAAAAGTGAATACTGATGGGTCAAAAATGCTGTAGATATTTTAAGTCACATTTATTAGAAATagcaattcagtaaaatcatcCTTTACTTATTTTGTTTGATGCCTCGTTTGGTACAGTAACCAGCCACTTCTTTATTTAGTTTGGTTGAAAGCAAAGGGAATAATGCTGCTTCCAGCTCCAAGGCATGCATAAGACCAATTAATTCCACACCATATTATAAATAGTAAAGCCTGACCAATATCCATAAGATGTTCGCTGTTGTTTCTTCAGGAATATCCTTAAGATGCTGTGATTGTATACTTTGCTGTAAATTAAGCTATTTGTACATTTTTGTAGAAATTAAATTTTATGGAAAATCAAACAACAATTTTACTTTTTAACATTTATGCAATTGTGGTCAAAATCAACCGGGTTATTTTTATAGATTGGAATCAGTTCCGATCTTTCATTCACTGTGTCCCCCTTCtcaccttcctctctccctcccagcccGTTCCCACTcaccctccctctacctctcccacCCCACTCATCCTCCCACCCCTTCTTCCTACTTAATTTCCCTCGCTCCTTttcaccccattctccctcccacccctccctttcACACTCTGCCCCtactcaccctcaccctcccatCCTACACAAactctctctctgaccctctcttcctactcaccctccctctctccctctctccctccctcccaacctgtcTCTTCCATTTcctttccttcccctctcccctgccctcaTTTCACAGATCATCTCTTATTCTTATGGAGACACAACTTATTCAGTCAGTCCTGATAGAACAACACATGAGCCCCAGAAATCTCACAAATGTATGTTGCAACGTCTGCAGAGGCTGAAGATCAAACCAATTCTGCAGATAGGATTCTAGACATAGCTAAAAGTACGCAATATCAACAAATTCAGTACATGGTATTCTAGACATGTCTCATGTATAATTGCAACATTGCAACTTACTTTTATATTCcaacacaactgcagtagagatcAACATAATATTCACTTTCACAAATTCATTCTGAAAGTCAAATCATCACTCTGTGCCTTTAATATGTACGTGCACAAGAAAAATAGACCACTAACAAAAGTGAAGATACGATATGATAAAAttgtattcatccccggagggaaattggtctgctaacagtcacaacacacaaggtccacaaaaacttgaaattaaaagtgaaaaaaatagaaaaagacTAGccactgttggctggctgccgtatgcacagcgccttcaccggaaccaatgaacaaacaaacaaatgcagaCTTATCCCCTGAGCAGAAGATTCTAcactagagtgccccccccccccccccccacacaccgagtccccctttgttctcccaccatccctcacAGTGGTTGCcacacgccgggtccccattgtcttccgcTCCCCCctcataggcctttctcacggggcgacttgacgcaagatgtaaccagagtgaagtggtcgtggtctagcacgatatcacacgatataatgggggggtagacaaagagttcccacggtacttggcatttctgttatttgtgcgagtgacttatccgtctcccgagctttcccattaaatcttgaatgaacattgtaactgtcaagtgtaattaaatcatcacgtagCACAAataatgggggggagagagagaaatgaggggagacgtatatacacacacaaagcagagttttactgtgtatgtgggagacacagatggactgagcacagtacctcggtcttactgtgtgtgggagagggggagaaagagacgtacactcacagaggcagagtctctcagcctgtgtgagagggagggagggagagagagagaggcacacacaaggtggatgtgaaatctcacctgtctgtttcagtgacagacacccgccgccagtaaatgaagacacccccgtctgtctccccctcctctccctcgactcccccacctttccctcccaactccagtcccgtcccgaccccctgggaaactgaagggagcaacaattaactgctgcctgcccactgagttaaagagttcccacggtagtaagacaatgttagttgcgcccaagtttaaatttccaacgtgtgtttcagagtaaagagtcagcgcagaatccttgataatcaaaaactgtctgaatcaacaAGTTATACACAAAatgcgggccaagcagcatctctggagaaaaggaatagattccattttttactcaccttctgtcccctctgtccagcttcctggttcaccgttcgcaggagttcccacggtacacgcaagagtcagtacggatatcgtactggccactacgtgcatataatgttgcaatgttcaaccacaagtgtacaagtcactcttggagaaattcaagcttgtttgaattttctcccgagtcaccaagttacacgagtatctgccgttagcgccacggtggtccacggtggtccacgaatgccgtacagtTATCGCAAGAGGGTCTcatgatgttcaactctggttaactcttgcgtcaagtcgccccgtgagaaaggggtttcaCGCCCATTGACCACAAGGCCCCACCACCACTGAGTCTCCCGCTGCTGTCGCCACTGCCGAGGCTCCTTCGGCCGAGACAGGCCTCGCCACCCGACTTTAACGCAGTCCCCTGGGAGGGTGCGCCGTGCCTACTGGGGTGTGTTCTGGTCTTCAGTCGTCGTTCTGATGACAGGAGATGTAGATTTGACAAATGACCACCCATGGGAAGCATTTCTTGTATCTCCCTGTACCAGTGTCCAGAGAATTATGTCTATTCTGAATACCATggacattattttattttataaaggtatcaggacagcacagtgacgtagtgcaagagttgctgccttacagcaccagagacctgggttcgatcctggcaatGGATGCTGTCTCTACggcgtttgtaggttctccctgtgactgcttgagttttctccgggtgctccggtttcctctcacattccacagacatacaggtttgttggctaattgaccggtaaaattgtaaattatccccagtgtgtaggatagtattagtgtaggaTAGCGtaaacttggtgggtcgaagggcctgtttccgcgctgtatctctaacctaaactaaacagtagAAACTATAGATATTCGTAGAATGAATTTTTAATTGCATTGTAACGTGTTATTTGCCACTTTCCAGATTAGAACatgcaaaaaatgtttaaaaaggaacCAAGAGAAGTCAAATATATCCAAATCACGAGAGAACCAACTTTAATTGAAACACTTACAAAGTTTCCGagggaaaagaaaaacaaaaatagaTCATCCTTAATTACAGCAGTTCATTGTGGCTCATGGAAAGAAAAGGCACCTAATTACAAGCTTAGAGTCCCATGCCAGTTAACAAGCCAGCAAAAAAAATGAATGATGCTTATTTTTAAAGTGTCCCAATATAGTAAGGGCCCTTAAAAGACAAAGTTTACTGAGTGTTCTTttactgtttttaatgtttcattattCCTAATATTTCTCTTGATTGGAAAACTAATGATAGGCTTATGTTCCCAATATAGTGTTTTTTTTACTTGGGAATAAGGGATTTGCTGCCTTTTTCATTGGTGAACTGGCAAATTAATTTAAAGGATCAATCTTTTGAAATCCTGTTGCATTTGTGCAAGGGGCTTGTTCAGAATActttgaatgaatactttattgtcacatgtgacaagtcacagtgaaattctttgcttgcatgcccaggaaatgcaaatagttgcccataAAGGGCACTGCAAAGTTACAGAGTATCTGCACCAGATCCCCCATTATTCTCCACCTCCATCATGGCAGTcctcccacgccaggtccccattgctCTGTAgaggtgaatgtagagaggataTTTCTCCTTGGAAAAATCTAGAACTGGGGAATCACTGCTTAAAAATAGGGCATCTCTAGTTAAAGACAGACATGAGCTGATACTATTTTTCTTTCAGAGGGTCAAGTGAATTTGTGTAGCGCACCTCAAAAAAACAACAGTCTCATTTATCACTCAGGCAATTCAATACAGAATGAGGGAGGTTATGCTCTTTGAATGAGTCTTTAAATATTTTAAGACAGATGCAGGTTGATTATTGATAAGCaggaacatagaacactacagcacagaaacaggccctgtagatcacggtggcgcagtggtagagttgctgccttacagcgaatgcagcgctggagacctgggttcgatccctatTACGTGTGGTGTCTGGACGGAGTTGGATgttcctgcatgggttttctccaagatcttcagttttctcccacattccaaagatgtacaggtttgtaggttgattgtaggttaattggcttggtaaatgtaaaaattgtccctagtgggtgtaggatagtgttaatgtgcgggtatcgctggtcggcgtggatccggtgggctgatgggtctgtttccgtgctgtatctctaaactaaactaaactaaactaatcacaatgtgtaggaaagaactgcaggtgctggtataaatcgaagagatgtctgtgccgaacatgatgccaagttaaactaaggaGGATGAACAGTTACCAGGAGACGGACAGCAATGCAGTATTGAGGTGATAAATCAGGTCAACCACATTATAATTGAAAAGCAAAGAAAGCTTGAGAGGCAGAAAAGCCACTACTGCTCCCTCTTTGCAAATCAATGTACAGCAAATTGAGGAGCAACCTTTACACTCAGTAGGTGcagggtatatggaaggagctgccagagaatagacataaagtgctggggtaactcaacgagtcaggcaacaactctgaaagaaagaaataggtgatggtttgtgttggaacccttcttcagacggggttCCAAGTTGAATCCAAGTtttgggttccaacccgaaaagtcacgtattccttttcttcaaagatgctgcttaacccactgagttactccagcactttgtgtcaatcttcagtgtaaaccagtatccttctgaaccttttgaattttgtagtcagcaggtcagtactctgcatatcgccaacttggacaattaaaaatgtttaatcaagccaattaacctacaaatctgtgcgtctttgaagtgtgggaggaaaccgaagaacctggagaaaacctacgcagatcacggggagaacgtacaaactccatacagacagcacccgtagtcaggatcgaacccgggtctctggcactgcattttgctgtaaagtagcaactctactgctgcgccaccgtgatcgccCGTATCTGAAGTTCTTTCTACACATGTCGAGCTGCCAGTGCAGGCAGGTACAATAagatcatttaaaagacacacggacaggtacatgaatagaaaaggtttagatgggAAAGGGGCAACAggaggcttagatggggcatcttggtcagaatggacaTGTTGGGACAAAGGGATGAAGGAAGTTGGAACTGGGGTCTTACCTTCCGTGCCCTCAAGGTTCGTTGCAGGAGATGCCTTGGGGCATAAAGGCTGAGCGTGGTTGGGTGAGAAGAGGGACGATGGTTCGCTGGATGATCCGGACGGAGGCaacggctgcaatgggcctttattgccaactacagctgggactgtgaaaatagcacaaaacctggtgactcgtacatggtctcagtgggccatcTCTATGCACTTTGTACATAACCAGGGATTAtgcttatgtatggcaataatttaccgaactgtatgcaaaataacAATTACACTTACTCAgtacgtgataataaagaataattgaaccattgaagggcccatttctgtgctctatgatttTAAATGGTGATTTTAGGCCACATCTTAAATCCCATTTTAGCTGACCAACTTTACTTTAGTGCACCTTagagctggaaacaggcccttcggcccactgaatccgtgccgaccagagatcatcccgtacactagcactatcctacgcacaagggacaatttacaattttaccaaagccaatttacctgcaaaccattacatctttggagtgtgggaggaaactggagcacctggagaaactccatgcggtcatagggagagagtataaactccacacagacacacccataGTAAGgaatgaacacgggtctctgggagTGTTCTACCGCTATTCCAATGTGCCGACCCCAATTGACAGAACAGAGCTATTGTATCAGCTTCCCTAGGCAGAAATCAATAGAATAAATATTTGCCCATTGAGATCAGTAGCTACTGGGTACCTAGCTGATCATTCCTTCACGATTATTAGACAGTTATCCAAGGGAccaggggcataggtttaaggcgtggggggagatttaataggagtctgaggggtaaccttttcccacaaagggtggtgggtgcatggaacaagcttcctgaggaggtagttgaggcaacgactatcgcaatgtttaagaaacatttagacaggtacatgtatgggATAGGTTCAGACGGATATgagcctgtccaaatgtattttaaatgctctcattgtacctgcctcaactacttcatcagGCAACCTGTTCCATaatacccaccaccgtttgtgtgaaaaagttacccctcaggttcctattaaacctttcccccccatcaccttatacctatgtcctctggttcttgattcccttctaagggcaagaaactctgtgcattcaccctatccacccCCCTCGTGATTACTATGAGATCACCCCAACCTcatcctatagctcaagccctcgagtccaaGCAACTTAATAATTGATTCCATTATTTTAGAAAATTGGATCACTACGGGAAATGGGACCAGAACCATTAAGGACAAGGACCaccaacaccccccacccccggggGCGCGCACTCCGTCTCACCTGCAGCACGaggagcgaggggggggaggacgagggagggggggcagagagtcaGTCGCAGCGGCGgcaacagcagcagcgctcctctcTTGTGTCTGTATCCTTCACACATTGGTACCCGAAGCGCCTTAACAGCCCAGGGAAGTGGAAGAGGAAGAAGGGAAGTACTGCTGCAAAGCACCATTTGGAAGAAGAtcttatctttaaaaaaaaaactggaatggGTGGGATGCAAAAATAGacagggaggagagggtgagagaccGGGGGACCCTGCAACAACGAATGCCTGCTTTGACTCGCTTCGCTTCAGTGTCAAGACCTGGGCTCAAgcaagggagaggaagagaaaaaGTACCATGGTGTGGAAGTAATAATGCTGGCTGCGGGTGAACTTTTGGAGGCACTGCAGGCTGTGGCAGTTTAATAGACCCTCCCcagacccctccctccctccctctacccagGGGACGGGACCCAGCCTGAACCCCGGGAGGATCGAGCCCCCCAGGTCAGGTTTGCAAAGAAGGCGAGACCTGCGGAGGAAGGAGGGTTTTTGCCTGCGGACTGACtgactcgtgtgtgtgtgtgtgtgtgtgttttttttttccatttttggcTGCAGAACCCGAGAGGCTGGAAGCAATGATTTTGTGCGCATTTGCAAAAGAGCGAGGGGTTGCAATTTCTTTGTGTGGCTCGGAGGGTTGATACCTCTGCGTTTTCTCTCCTGGGTGACCAGGTCGCGGTCGGGAAGTGcacaaggaggaggggggaggaaagagagggatagagagagaaagagcgaggAGGGGAAGGAAGAAAGCAAGTTAACGTTTGCATTGCATTGCACTGATTGCACGGACTATTTAATCCGCTCAGTTGCCCATATTATGTCCGCACTCCGAAGAAAATTTGGTGACGATTACCAAGTAGTAACCACCTTGTCCAGCAGTTCTGGGTTCAATCAGCCACCCAAGAAAAAGCGGCAGAGGTTCGTGGACAAGAACGGGCGCTGCAATGTACAACACGGGAACGTGAGCGGCGAGGCGGGCCGCTACATCTCGGATTTATTTACTACTTTGGTCGACTTGAAATGGCGCTGGAATTTGTTTATCTTCATCCTCACATACACTGTGGCTTGGCTCTtcatggcgaccatgtggtggctCATCGCCTACATCCGAGGCGACCTCAACCAAACTCACGATGACAACTACACCCCGTGCGTTGCAAACGTCTACAACTTTCCATCGGCTTTCCTCTTCTTTATTGAGACTGAGGCGACCATCGGGTACGGATACAGGTACATCACGGACAAGTGCCCAGAGGGGATCATCCTCTTCCTCCTGCAGTCCATCCTCGGCTCAATCGTGGATGCTTTCCTGATCGGCTGCATGTTCATCAAGATGTCCCAGCCCAAGAAGCGGGCGGAGACCCTCATGTTCAGCGAGCATGCGGTGATCTCCATGAGAGACGGCAGGCTGACTCTCATGTTCAGAGTGGGGAATCTCCGCAATAGCCACATGGTATCCGCACAGATACGCTGCAAACTGCTCAAAGTAAGTGGcgtcccctcccccgcccccccgtcTACCCGCAAGAATGTACCTTCCTGGTGCGTTTATTGCATGTATATGTTTACTGGGACAAGGGTGAATGGGTCAATTAGTGGGGAGGAGAAGCGGGGAATGGGTCAGTTCGTGCATCGTGCGTGAgctatgtgtgagagagagagagattagtgTATTGTGTCtgagatgtgtgtatgtgtgatatTTCTGTATGAGATATATATGCGTGTCTGAGATATATATCATACGagtgtgtgtgatatgtgtgtgttgtctgtgagATGTGAATGAGGTATAAGTGTGATATGTACGTGTTTATATGTGTGGGTAtgatgtgtgtgtgatatatacaTGTATGAGATATGTATCTTACGttggtgtgatgtgtgtgtgtgtgtgtgtgtgtgtgtgtgtgtatacacacacacatacacggttCTTTTGAAATGACAACAGAATATGATCGGGGCTGGCTGAGATTTGCTACAGATTTTCTTAAAAATGCAGTGATTGGGCAGGGAGGGAGTGGGCAGAAGCGGCAATGGGGACAGGGAATAATACTTCTCGCTTGAACATCTCAAAATCAGGTTACCAGCAGCTCATTATTTGCCAGTGACATTTTTCGATATTTTTTCTCTCTTTACTGTCACATCAGTTTTGGACTATTTTTTTCTCAAATTACTTGGCGATCCATTCCCCTCCTTACTGGAGAAACCAACAATCACATTTGCCTTTAAACCATCCAGTTGAAATCCCATGCCATTGCCCCACCTCGCCCCGTGAAGCCTGAATGATTTGGAAGGAAGGTGGCTGGCGGATCAGAATTTATAAAAAACACTAAGACTCATGTTATGGCCCGATTGGCTTTTTTCATTTTATACACACGCACATGTTCCGCGGGGTTTGTACACGTATCTCACAATGCACGGTATACCTACCCTGACGTGCGAAATCAGTCCAGATATCCATGTAATGCAATGATTCACGTTGAAAATCGTGTTTGCGGGGCGCCACTTTAAGTGTTTGAAACGCAATTCTGACTAAGTATCATAACCCCTCTTAAAATGACATGCCGGATTATTTTGCATTTGGTTTGTCGAGGAGCTTAAACAACCTAGTTTATTTGGAATCCATTTTTTTTTTGGTGTAAGGATGGATacctatatatttttaaagaaagCCTAACTTGAAGTAGCAAGCCCCGATGTTTAAACTCTAAATTTAATACTGGCTGCAAAATTTCACGTCCTATAATCCAGTATTACAGTTACTGAAGGCCGTTCTTTAAAAGGCTTCTC from Leucoraja erinacea ecotype New England chromosome 7, Leri_hhj_1, whole genome shotgun sequence includes the following:
- the kcnj3a gene encoding G protein-activated inward rectifier potassium channel 1 isoform X2 translates to MSALRRKFGDDYQVVTTLSSSSGFNQPPKKKRQRFVDKNGRCNVQHGNVSGEAGRYISDLFTTLVDLKWRWNLFIFILTYTVAWLFMATMWWLIAYIRGDLNQTHDDNYTPCVANVYNFPSAFLFFIETEATIGYGYRYITDKCPEGIILFLLQSILGSIVDAFLIGCMFIKMSQPKKRAETLMFSEHAVISMRDGRLTLMFRVGNLRNSHMVSAQIRCKLLKA